In a single window of the Cydia amplana chromosome 4, ilCydAmpl1.1, whole genome shotgun sequence genome:
- the LOC134663135 gene encoding voltage-dependent calcium channel subunit alpha-2/delta-3 isoform X9, which yields MCKLVGTFVLLLLLSLDSRDCSATSQDDKITLNSVQHWAVKLGSELSSFGEVITRKKRVQESFKSAQIEPRDGEKLVQSMADDIRAMMELKVSAVKRIVEAAENMAFDKQSEPVPEDYQFYNSKEMDEPYDDVSITTTAEPDFNLENWIVRPPTKSAHLQLNAHFYNIPVNTNFSSVHVPTNVYAWADDVIKGIHWSEGLDTHFINNYQSDPTLSWQYFGSSTGFMRHYPAMKWRADPVDIYDCRTRAWYMEAAASPKDVVILVDRSGSMTGQRRDIAKHVVTNILDTLGNNDFVNVMTFADTVEEIVPCFEDSLVQATMGNLRELKLGLDNFETMEIANFSAALTRAFELLEIYRNNSGGANCNQAIMLVTDGVPYNYKELFEKYNWKYDTPVRVFTYLIGREVKVADVREVKWMACANRGFYVHLSTLAEVRERVLEHVNVLARPLVLQRETHPVVWTPVYANVTDPKVADYLWEQRERAEQKERFMSQRRDKTHFNSETEQNRRWRITQMKQGQYSELGNSQYQLMTSVSMPVYDLRHNESVEENGQKEMRIARLLGVAGTDVALSEIQALMTPYKIGVNGYAFIVTNNGYILIHPDLRPVYQQILKPSYNSVDMIEVELFDDDRSPRNFSKELTALRQEIIDQRTGNKIMNVKYHMDDMKRASRAKKHYFWTGISESPFTLVVAIPENYGRHRITPPPNDDIHRLSLTFKNISAQQFLSDKWSVHPDWLYCRHYERSFSSPEEELSYFLERVARPGWRWPAKPRPPEHHKNKGHERHNGTSDGRERTKASNSTPRNEYYCDHGLMQALVYDAINTAWFNKSITESASNETALKFIERFGYIVAFMATHSGLTRWQTHPAREQENSSDSRFEFGKQWPRAIDEVWYRRAVEQHYVDPLSYVYSVEMNTEKVPLNVSAAVVTAAHAVFHGDGHRKAPAAVVGYQFQHDRLAEWFFNITATCDNNKGCCASNAWDCFLVDSNGWIIVSEDGNHTGLFFGKIRPDIMTRLVEDEVYKTIHVVDYQAVCFREKKTTNPAATLLTPLENVRLVLAWFLATSVWLYNTITVGLAQGSVYTFDDVAYQNYENDEETDDPFLTKPPTARIERDFEKLVLINRTRPTPCDREMYLYQLDYSNLNEKLNKPLKECERPFYVQLVNFTNMLLIVVDANCPKEEGSVFSVEPTEVLYNETLPCLKHIHPLYRKQPVSCIRSHPEESNIDMCGRASIPGRNLFWIPLAAVSIYTYL from the exons ATGTGCAAGCTAGTGGGCACTTTCGTGTTGCTGCTGCTTCTATCACTGGATTCCCGGGATTGCTCGGCCACTAGTCAAGATGACAAGATCACACTCAATAG CGTGCAACATTGGGCAGTCAAACTTGGCTCAGAACTTAGTTCTTTCGGCGAAGTTATTACCAGAAAGAAAAGGGTTCAGGAG AGCTTCAAATCGGCTCAAATAGAACCTCGAGATGGCGAAAAACTTGTGCAAAGTATGGCCGATGATATCCGTGCAATGATGGAACTCAAAGTTAGCGCCGTAAAGCGGATAGTGGAAGCGGCAGAAAACATGGCTTTTGACAAACAGAGCGAGCCTGTGCCGGAGGACTACCAGTTTTACAACAGCAAGGAGATGGACGAGCCATACGACGATGTGTCAATCACTACAACAGCAGAGCCAGATTTTAATCTGGAGAACTGGATTGTGCGACCACCTACAAAAAGTGCTCATCTACAATTAAATGCACACTTTTACAACATCCCTGTCAATACCAACTTTAGTAGCGTACATGTTCCAACGAACGTCTACGCTTGGG CGGATGACGTTATCAAGGGAATCCATTGGTCTGAGGGGCTGGACACGCATTTCATCAATAACTATCAAAGTGATCCCACGCTTTCTTGGCAATATTTTGGAAGTTCTACTGGGTTCATGAGACATTATCCAG CAATGAAATGGAGAGCTGATCCAGTCGACATTTACGACTGTCGCACGAGAGCTTGGTACATGGAAGCAGCGGCTAGTCCCAAAGATGTGGTCATTTTAGTTGACCGTAGTGGTTCGATGACTGGCCAGCGAAGAGACATTGCCAAACACGTGGTCACCAACATATTGGACACCCTAGGCAATAATGATTTCGTCAACGTTATGACTTTTGCTGACACTGTTGAAGAAATAGTTCCATGCTTTGAAGACTCTTTAGTTCAG GCAACAATGGGAAATTTAAGAGAATTGAAGTTAGGATTGGACAACTTTGAAACAATGGAGATAGCAAACTTTTCTGCAGCCTTAACGAGAGCCTTTGAGCTTTTagaaatttacagaaataataGTGGAGGCGCCAACTGTAACCAG GCTATAATGCTGGTTACGGATGGCGTCCCATACAACTATAAGGAGCTATTCGAGAAATACAACTGGAAATATGACACCCCTGTGAGGGTTTTCACGTACCTGATAGGGCGTGAGGTAAAG GTGGCGGACGTACGGGAAGTGAAATGGATGGCGTGCGCGAACCGAGGGTTCTACGTACACCTGAGCACGCTAGCGGAGGTGCGCGAGCGCGTGCTCGAGCACGTCAACGTACTGGCGCGCCCGCTTGTGCTCCAGCGAGAGACGCACCCTGTTGTCTGGACTCCTGTTTATGCTAATGTTACG GACCCGAAGGTCGCAGATTATTTATGGGAGCAACGAGAGAGAGCTGAGCAGAAGGAACGATTTATGAGCCAACGACGAGATAAGACTCACTTCAACTCTGAAACGGAACAAAATCGCAGATGGAGAATAACTCAA ATGAAACAGGGCCAGTACAGCGAACTCGGTAACTCTCAATATCAACTGATGACATCAGTATCAATGCCGGTGTACGATCTTCGACACAACGAG TCCGTAGAGGAGAACGGCCAAAAGGAG ATGCGTATAGCTAGATTGTTAGGAGTGGCGGGGACAGACGTGGCTCTGTCCGAGATACAAGCATTGATGACACCCTACAAG ATTGGAGTGAACGGGTATGCCTTCATAGTGACGAATAACGGGTACATCTTGATTCATCCTGATTTGAGGCCTGTG tatcaacaaatattaaaaccaAGTTACAACAGCGTGGATATGATTGAGGTTGAACTTTTTGATGACGACCGAAGCCCACGAAACTTCAGCAAAGAACTAACAGCG CTTCGCCAAGAAATTATAGACCAAAGGACTGGAAACAAGATCATGAACGTAAAGTACCATATGGACGATATG AAAAGAGCATCCCGAGCTAAAAAGCATTATTTCTGGACTGGCATCAGCGAGTCCCCGTTTACCCTTGTGGTGGCCATTCCGGAGAACTACGGCCGTCATAGGATCACACCACCTCCTAACGACGACATCCACCGCCTCTCGCTCACCTTCAAGAACATATCGGCTCAGCAGTTCCTTTCGGACAAGTGGAGCGTCCATCCTGACTG GCTGTACTGCCGTCACTACGAACGTTCGTTTTCATCTCCTGAAGAGGAGCTATCTTACTTTTTGGAACGAGTAGCGCGGCCGGGCTGGCGCTGGCCCGCCAAGCCTCGGCCTCCTGAACACCACAAGAACAAGGGACACGAGCGACACAACG GAACCTCAGATGGGCGCGAGCGCACGAAGGCTTCTAACAGTACGCCTCGGAATGAGTATTATT GCGACCACGGACTAATGCAGGCTTTAGTATATGACGCGATCAACACGGCGTGGTTCAACAAAAGCATTACGGAATCTGCATCCAACGAAACTGC GCTGAAGTTCATCGAACGATTCGGATACATCGTGGCATTCATGGCTACACACAGCGGACTGACCAGGTGGCAGACGCATCCTGCCAGAGAACAAGAAAACAGCAGCGATAGCAG ATTCGAGTTCGGAAAGCAATGGCCACGAGCGATCGACGAGGTCTGGTACCGGCGGGCGGTCGAGCAGCACTATGTCGACCCTCTGAGCTACGTATACAGTGTGGAGATGAACACAGAGAAGGTCCCCTTGAACGTGAGCGCGGCGGTGGTGACAGCTGCCCACGCGGTGTTCCACGGGGATGGCCACAGGAAGGCGCCCGCTGCGGTCGTCGGCTACCAGTTCCAGCACGACCGCCTCGCTGAATGGTTCTTCAATATCACAGCTACG TGTGATAACAACAAAGGATGCTGCGCATCAAATGCATGGGACTGCTTTTTAGTTGACAGCAATGGATGGATAATAGTCAGCGAAGACGGCAACCATACAGGACTGTTTTTCGGCAAG ATACGACCCGATATCATGACACGACTCGTTGAAGATGAAGTGTACAAGACCATACACGTAGTGGACTATCAAGCGGTTTGCTTCAGAGAAAAGAAGACAACTAACCCTGCAGCCACGCTTCTTACG CCGTTGGAAAATGTACGTCTGGTCCTGGCGTGGTTCCTCGCGACAAGCGTTTGGCTCTACAATACCATTACAGTAGGTTTGGCTCAAGGCTCTGTCTACACCTTCGACGACG TGGCGTACCAGAATTACGAGAACGACGAAGAGACTGACGACCCGTTCCTCACGAAACCACCGACGGCGCGGATCGAGCGTGACTTCGAGAAGCTGGTACTGATCAACAGGACGCGACCAACGCCTTGCGACAGGGAGATGTACCTCTATCAACTCGACTACTCTAACTTAAACGAGAAGCTTAATAAGCCCCTGAAAGAGTGTGAACGACCGTTCTACGTGCAGTTAGTGAACTTCACAAACATGCTGCTTATAGTGGTTGATGCCAACTGTCCGAAGGAAGAGGGTTCAGTGTTCTCCGTGGAGCCGACCGAGGTGCTGTACAACGAAACGCTGCCGTGTTTGAAGCACATACATCCGCTGTACAGGAAGCAACCGGTTTCCTGCATCCGCAGTCATCCCGAG GAGAGCAACATTGACATGTGCGGGCGCGCGAGCATACCTGGCAGAAATTTGTTCTGGATCCCCCTGGCAGCAGTCTccatatatacatatttgtaa
- the LOC134663135 gene encoding voltage-dependent calcium channel subunit alpha-2/delta-3 isoform X5: MCKLVGTFVLLLLLSLDSRDCSATSQDDKITLNSVQHWAVKLGSELSSFGEVITRKKRVQESFKSAQIEPRDGEKLVQSMADDIRAMMELKVSAVKRIVEAAENMAFDKQSEPVPEDYQFYNSKEMDEPYDDVSITTTAEPDFNLENWIVRPPTKSAHLQLNAHFYNIPVNTNFSSVHVPTNVYAWADDVIKGIHWSEGLDTHFINNYQSDPTLSWQYFGSSTGFMRHYPAMKWRADPVDIYDCRTRAWYMEAAASPKDVVILVDRSGSMTGQRRDIAKHVVTNILDTLGNNDFVNVMTFADTVEEIVPCFEDSLVQATMGNLRELKLGLDNFETMEIANFSAALTRAFELLEIYRNNSGGANCNQAIMLVTDGVPYNYKELFEKYNWKYDTPVRVFTYLIGREVKVADVREVKWMACANRGFYVHLSTLAEVRERVLEHVNVLARPLVLQRETHPVVWTPVYANVTDPKVADYLWEQRERAEQKERFMSQRRDKTHFNSETEQNRRWRITQMKQGQYSELGNSQYQLMTSVSMPVYDLRHNENITENVLINEAYWVSVTKESVEENGQKEMRIARLLGVAGTDVALSEIQALMTPYKIGVNGYAFIVTNNGYILIHPDLRPVYQQILKPSYNSVDMIEVELFDDDRSPRNFSKELTALRQEIIDQRTGNKIMNVKYHMDDMKRASRAKKHYFWTGISESPFTLVVAIPENYGRHRITPPPNDDIHRLSLTFKNISAQQFLSDKWSVHPDWLYCRHYERSFSSPEEELSYFLERVARPGWRWPAKPRPPEHHKNKGHERHNGTSDGRERTKASNSTPRNEYYCDHGLMQALVYDAINTAWFNKSITESASNETALKFIERFGYIVAFMATHSGLTRWQTHPAREQENSSDSRFEFGKQWPRAIDEVWYRRAVEQHYVDPLSYVYSVEMNTEKVPLNVSAAVVTAAHAVFHGDGHRKAPAAVVGYQFQHDRLAEWFFNITATCDNNKGCCASNAWDCFLVDSNGWIIVSEDGNHTGLFFGKIRPDIMTRLVEDEVYKTIHVVDYQAVCFREKKTTNPAATLLTPLENVRLVLAWFLATSVWLYNTITVGLAQGSVYTFDDENVTPTVAYQNYENDEETDDPFLTKPPTARIERDFEKLVLINRTRPTPCDREMYLYQLDYSNLNEKLNKPLKECERPFYVQLVNFTNMLLIVVDANCPKEEGSVFSVEPTEVLYNETLPCLKHIHPLYRKQPVSCIRSHPEESNIDMCGRASIPGRNLFWIPLAAVSIYTYL, encoded by the exons ATGTGCAAGCTAGTGGGCACTTTCGTGTTGCTGCTGCTTCTATCACTGGATTCCCGGGATTGCTCGGCCACTAGTCAAGATGACAAGATCACACTCAATAG CGTGCAACATTGGGCAGTCAAACTTGGCTCAGAACTTAGTTCTTTCGGCGAAGTTATTACCAGAAAGAAAAGGGTTCAGGAG AGCTTCAAATCGGCTCAAATAGAACCTCGAGATGGCGAAAAACTTGTGCAAAGTATGGCCGATGATATCCGTGCAATGATGGAACTCAAAGTTAGCGCCGTAAAGCGGATAGTGGAAGCGGCAGAAAACATGGCTTTTGACAAACAGAGCGAGCCTGTGCCGGAGGACTACCAGTTTTACAACAGCAAGGAGATGGACGAGCCATACGACGATGTGTCAATCACTACAACAGCAGAGCCAGATTTTAATCTGGAGAACTGGATTGTGCGACCACCTACAAAAAGTGCTCATCTACAATTAAATGCACACTTTTACAACATCCCTGTCAATACCAACTTTAGTAGCGTACATGTTCCAACGAACGTCTACGCTTGGG CGGATGACGTTATCAAGGGAATCCATTGGTCTGAGGGGCTGGACACGCATTTCATCAATAACTATCAAAGTGATCCCACGCTTTCTTGGCAATATTTTGGAAGTTCTACTGGGTTCATGAGACATTATCCAG CAATGAAATGGAGAGCTGATCCAGTCGACATTTACGACTGTCGCACGAGAGCTTGGTACATGGAAGCAGCGGCTAGTCCCAAAGATGTGGTCATTTTAGTTGACCGTAGTGGTTCGATGACTGGCCAGCGAAGAGACATTGCCAAACACGTGGTCACCAACATATTGGACACCCTAGGCAATAATGATTTCGTCAACGTTATGACTTTTGCTGACACTGTTGAAGAAATAGTTCCATGCTTTGAAGACTCTTTAGTTCAG GCAACAATGGGAAATTTAAGAGAATTGAAGTTAGGATTGGACAACTTTGAAACAATGGAGATAGCAAACTTTTCTGCAGCCTTAACGAGAGCCTTTGAGCTTTTagaaatttacagaaataataGTGGAGGCGCCAACTGTAACCAG GCTATAATGCTGGTTACGGATGGCGTCCCATACAACTATAAGGAGCTATTCGAGAAATACAACTGGAAATATGACACCCCTGTGAGGGTTTTCACGTACCTGATAGGGCGTGAGGTAAAG GTGGCGGACGTACGGGAAGTGAAATGGATGGCGTGCGCGAACCGAGGGTTCTACGTACACCTGAGCACGCTAGCGGAGGTGCGCGAGCGCGTGCTCGAGCACGTCAACGTACTGGCGCGCCCGCTTGTGCTCCAGCGAGAGACGCACCCTGTTGTCTGGACTCCTGTTTATGCTAATGTTACG GACCCGAAGGTCGCAGATTATTTATGGGAGCAACGAGAGAGAGCTGAGCAGAAGGAACGATTTATGAGCCAACGACGAGATAAGACTCACTTCAACTCTGAAACGGAACAAAATCGCAGATGGAGAATAACTCAA ATGAAACAGGGCCAGTACAGCGAACTCGGTAACTCTCAATATCAACTGATGACATCAGTATCAATGCCGGTGTACGATCTTCGACACAACGAG AACATCACAGAGAATGTACTGATAAATGAAGCTTACTGGGTATCAGTTACGAAAGAG TCCGTAGAGGAGAACGGCCAAAAGGAG ATGCGTATAGCTAGATTGTTAGGAGTGGCGGGGACAGACGTGGCTCTGTCCGAGATACAAGCATTGATGACACCCTACAAG ATTGGAGTGAACGGGTATGCCTTCATAGTGACGAATAACGGGTACATCTTGATTCATCCTGATTTGAGGCCTGTG tatcaacaaatattaaaaccaAGTTACAACAGCGTGGATATGATTGAGGTTGAACTTTTTGATGACGACCGAAGCCCACGAAACTTCAGCAAAGAACTAACAGCG CTTCGCCAAGAAATTATAGACCAAAGGACTGGAAACAAGATCATGAACGTAAAGTACCATATGGACGATATG AAAAGAGCATCCCGAGCTAAAAAGCATTATTTCTGGACTGGCATCAGCGAGTCCCCGTTTACCCTTGTGGTGGCCATTCCGGAGAACTACGGCCGTCATAGGATCACACCACCTCCTAACGACGACATCCACCGCCTCTCGCTCACCTTCAAGAACATATCGGCTCAGCAGTTCCTTTCGGACAAGTGGAGCGTCCATCCTGACTG GCTGTACTGCCGTCACTACGAACGTTCGTTTTCATCTCCTGAAGAGGAGCTATCTTACTTTTTGGAACGAGTAGCGCGGCCGGGCTGGCGCTGGCCCGCCAAGCCTCGGCCTCCTGAACACCACAAGAACAAGGGACACGAGCGACACAACG GAACCTCAGATGGGCGCGAGCGCACGAAGGCTTCTAACAGTACGCCTCGGAATGAGTATTATT GCGACCACGGACTAATGCAGGCTTTAGTATATGACGCGATCAACACGGCGTGGTTCAACAAAAGCATTACGGAATCTGCATCCAACGAAACTGC GCTGAAGTTCATCGAACGATTCGGATACATCGTGGCATTCATGGCTACACACAGCGGACTGACCAGGTGGCAGACGCATCCTGCCAGAGAACAAGAAAACAGCAGCGATAGCAG ATTCGAGTTCGGAAAGCAATGGCCACGAGCGATCGACGAGGTCTGGTACCGGCGGGCGGTCGAGCAGCACTATGTCGACCCTCTGAGCTACGTATACAGTGTGGAGATGAACACAGAGAAGGTCCCCTTGAACGTGAGCGCGGCGGTGGTGACAGCTGCCCACGCGGTGTTCCACGGGGATGGCCACAGGAAGGCGCCCGCTGCGGTCGTCGGCTACCAGTTCCAGCACGACCGCCTCGCTGAATGGTTCTTCAATATCACAGCTACG TGTGATAACAACAAAGGATGCTGCGCATCAAATGCATGGGACTGCTTTTTAGTTGACAGCAATGGATGGATAATAGTCAGCGAAGACGGCAACCATACAGGACTGTTTTTCGGCAAG ATACGACCCGATATCATGACACGACTCGTTGAAGATGAAGTGTACAAGACCATACACGTAGTGGACTATCAAGCGGTTTGCTTCAGAGAAAAGAAGACAACTAACCCTGCAGCCACGCTTCTTACG CCGTTGGAAAATGTACGTCTGGTCCTGGCGTGGTTCCTCGCGACAAGCGTTTGGCTCTACAATACCATTACAGTAGGTTTGGCTCAAGGCTCTGTCTACACCTTCGACGACG AGAATGTTACACCCACTG TGGCGTACCAGAATTACGAGAACGACGAAGAGACTGACGACCCGTTCCTCACGAAACCACCGACGGCGCGGATCGAGCGTGACTTCGAGAAGCTGGTACTGATCAACAGGACGCGACCAACGCCTTGCGACAGGGAGATGTACCTCTATCAACTCGACTACTCTAACTTAAACGAGAAGCTTAATAAGCCCCTGAAAGAGTGTGAACGACCGTTCTACGTGCAGTTAGTGAACTTCACAAACATGCTGCTTATAGTGGTTGATGCCAACTGTCCGAAGGAAGAGGGTTCAGTGTTCTCCGTGGAGCCGACCGAGGTGCTGTACAACGAAACGCTGCCGTGTTTGAAGCACATACATCCGCTGTACAGGAAGCAACCGGTTTCCTGCATCCGCAGTCATCCCGAG GAGAGCAACATTGACATGTGCGGGCGCGCGAGCATACCTGGCAGAAATTTGTTCTGGATCCCCCTGGCAGCAGTCTccatatatacatatttgtaa